A genomic region of Candidatus Kapaibacterium sp. contains the following coding sequences:
- a CDS encoding RNA polymerase sigma factor, whose protein sequence is MTNFTIHTDAELIAKLKTNNGFDSRIFDIIYNRYAAKLNVYCTYKSKNIHESEELFEETWLKFITAIKQGKQLDSILPFLYTIARNLAIDKYRNHKSSKNITIEYRDIQDIDELMNPFNLQEKIENDEIIGIIKGVLATIDDAYSETFIMQWFGGMSQSQIAQELGIGLSAVKMRNHRVMKEIMKYVKPLFSNAD, encoded by the coding sequence ATGACCAATTTTACAATACATACTGATGCAGAATTAATCGCAAAACTCAAGACCAACAACGGGTTTGACAGTAGAATATTTGATATCATTTATAATAGATATGCTGCAAAATTGAATGTTTACTGCACCTATAAATCAAAAAATATTCATGAATCCGAAGAATTATTTGAAGAAACTTGGTTGAAGTTTATAACGGCAATAAAACAAGGTAAACAGCTTGATTCGATACTCCCATTTTTATATACAATAGCCAGAAACTTAGCAATAGACAAATATCGTAATCACAAATCTTCCAAAAATATAACAATAGAATATCGTGACATTCAAGATATTGACGAATTAATGAACCCTTTTAATCTTCAAGAAAAAATCGAGAATGACGAAATCATTGGTATCATCAAAGGGGTATTGGCTACAATAGACGACGCATACAGCGAAACATTCATCATGCAATGGTTTGGCGGGATGAGCCAAAGCCAAATAGCTCAAGAATTGGGCATAGGGCTTTCGGCAGTGAAAATGAGAAACCACAGAGTTATGAAAGAAATAATGAAATATGTAAAACCACTTTTCAGCAACGCTGATTAA
- a CDS encoding choice-of-anchor D domain-containing protein, with amino-acid sequence MNAKLSVRAILIAALVAILHSFAFSQVDKIVSFGTSNENYPKISSQFYVLEGNTPIDVLSSELSLRNSFGNADFEFIAGNASVEPVANDFVFCMSLSESMQSKQQLIRDSWQHYLTLLDDNGSQSAVVGYSESLILLSDFSDDKTKLTTALNDLPFSNTEDISNLILKGNSYPLLGNLIANRERKASVILVFDEFYDDLPNFELDDLIAADVAYYVIVLNGFASDNYKKLCQLTGGTYFEKISDAENFQNALSGISLHAAGFEPNEISFYDKSCTKIASVMLSHSGINSEINYLTLNKHKAGFAFAKGTSINFGIVKSPQIRRDSLFLTAKNADLKVFNMAIDLPFRIVNKPATPFTILKDSTLKLEIEYAPTDTAYKYGQVRIQSDLCDETILHLAGGSVFSPNFVKTLKILQPNGGESLFAGSNYDIKWEGILPTDEVTIDHTFDNGNFWNTIGIGDQMSFNWNPVPSRINDQNKIRLRHLSKEGSTKKIVRLNGLNNRVVSLQWNQQSTQLFTAGQDGFIRIWDPAKADPLATIASGLFSIIDMDLSFDDQYVAHISRNDSVIHIIRLDIETKTTLSYNNEIISKIDWHPTKLQLLAATESGQLIIFDAISRSVIKVYTPDNSRANDAKWSPKGDLIVAGYSSGNIAICYLADDSVAVLKNSDAKVNSVSINASGMTLSVASDLETISIWNLSTQSIVLNMQNTSKNVMITSWDPKLKYVATTSLDSTISLWEPATGMVKHRFNYHSNIVSTFEWSYDGNKIASGTIDGEVLIWSPDDLPFENQFTQIDISDNTFSIILPNVETAILDFGALYYKDRVDGNFIKNIVFENALINRNSATIKIDSIAVKYNVNPIDNFKAIYRFSNYFPIELAKDENLELFAQLKTNSKDVNRKADTLLYYTSAGVFKSVLRYGIGKQILLSTSDIIDFGKVPLGDSTSLSIRIRNLSDEFDYTINSIADFIPETNDFDFSELIGTTILKNNFRDINLKFLPKVSGKTSKLLVTEVSENNNVIENLTYDFELHGEGIAPALAFSGGYMDEIKVLCDDSIGRKEIFIYNIGNHELQIKNITIENNPNNKFQLELSATNFLVPIGDSTSFIVIYESMEIKFDQAQILVETNITNEWKTIHTKNILGRRELSEFEFSQNKLRFLVDDVNISQTRTFQLRNTGTIPIFWTLPESNGLFVVESIFPMNTLPNDSSEVTVTFLGSQTLGYFDTKFDFRDTCHNIQSLIVDAYVGPNSAQIQILDFLNLPDLICDAQSPEYAIEITNTGGTPLFIDNIYFSNGDIADFTIVSLPASDRIDAGNEGIVRIIFAPQTPGIKKTYLAIESNATNSVEGINLIEINAFAGHIEIELTPSPLFFESLIQNKEYHETTTINNKSNIPIFWEYPIESTHFSIDSIIPQMSAPGGSSTLFVTFKGGTTGNNYTQKFNFDLPCDYELSLELFADVRRLASTGIKAGNISAKPGDTVMLPLYLYSPSDVGLPQTQGYKTQLRFNSKIMYPLTEDKGTLDGNYRILEIVLPANPIDGETAIEIPFLATLGDTTDTEIRIQNSVAISSEEISIEEVSGYFSLDSLCLEGGVRLVANTGVFNLLQNYPNPAAEITTFKFSAIERGIHKLVIVDITGAFVALVFEAELEPGLFEVSFNVSRFAMGNYIYRLIGPNLELNKKMTILR; translated from the coding sequence GTGAATGCAAAATTGTCAGTCCGGGCAATACTCATCGCTGCTCTTGTTGCGATACTGCATTCTTTTGCCTTTTCCCAAGTTGACAAAATTGTTTCATTCGGCACTTCGAATGAGAACTATCCTAAGATTTCGAGCCAATTTTACGTGTTGGAGGGAAATACCCCAATAGATGTGCTTTCATCGGAGCTATCTCTTCGAAATTCATTCGGAAATGCGGATTTTGAGTTCATCGCCGGTAATGCCAGTGTTGAACCGGTGGCTAACGATTTTGTCTTTTGCATGTCATTGTCAGAATCAATGCAATCGAAACAGCAGCTAATCCGAGATTCGTGGCAGCATTACCTGACATTGTTAGATGATAACGGCAGCCAAAGTGCAGTTGTAGGCTACTCCGAATCTCTTATACTTCTGAGCGATTTTAGCGATGACAAGACAAAGCTCACAACTGCTCTGAATGATTTGCCATTTTCAAATACGGAAGATATTTCAAATTTAATTTTAAAAGGAAATTCGTACCCTTTATTGGGCAATTTAATTGCAAATCGGGAGAGAAAAGCCTCAGTTATCTTAGTTTTTGATGAATTTTACGACGATTTGCCCAATTTCGAGCTTGATGATTTAATCGCTGCCGATGTTGCATATTATGTAATTGTGCTAAACGGCTTTGCGTCGGATAATTATAAGAAATTATGCCAATTAACAGGCGGAACTTACTTTGAAAAAATCTCCGATGCTGAAAATTTTCAAAATGCTTTAAGCGGAATATCTCTTCATGCAGCAGGGTTTGAGCCAAACGAGATTTCATTTTACGACAAGTCTTGCACTAAAATAGCTTCAGTCATGCTATCTCATTCGGGAATTAATAGCGAGATTAATTATCTTACGCTCAATAAACATAAAGCCGGGTTTGCATTTGCTAAAGGGACGAGCATCAATTTTGGAATTGTCAAATCACCCCAAATCCGTAGAGATTCGCTATTTTTAACGGCTAAAAATGCGGATTTGAAAGTATTTAATATGGCTATAGACTTGCCCTTTAGGATAGTTAATAAACCCGCTACGCCATTTACAATATTGAAAGATTCTACATTGAAGCTGGAAATCGAATATGCGCCGACTGATACAGCGTATAAATATGGTCAAGTGCGTATTCAAAGCGATTTATGCGATGAAACGATTCTTCATCTGGCAGGTGGTTCGGTATTTTCGCCCAATTTTGTCAAAACTCTCAAGATTTTGCAGCCAAACGGTGGCGAAAGTCTATTTGCAGGAAGCAATTACGACATAAAGTGGGAAGGAATTTTGCCCACAGATGAAGTTACGATTGACCACACTTTCGATAACGGAAATTTCTGGAATACAATCGGTATCGGCGACCAAATGAGCTTCAATTGGAATCCTGTCCCAAGCAGAATTAATGACCAGAATAAAATTCGCTTGCGACATCTCTCCAAAGAGGGTTCTACAAAAAAAATCGTTAGGCTAAATGGATTAAACAACCGCGTAGTATCTTTGCAATGGAATCAACAATCAACTCAGTTATTCACAGCCGGTCAAGACGGATTTATCCGAATTTGGGACCCTGCAAAGGCTGACCCACTCGCCACAATTGCAAGTGGTTTATTCAGCATAATTGATATGGATTTGAGTTTTGATGACCAATATGTTGCACATATTTCAAGAAATGATAGCGTAATTCATATTATTAGACTTGATATAGAGACTAAGACTACTTTGTCATATAATAATGAAATAATAAGCAAAATTGATTGGCATCCGACAAAACTGCAATTATTGGCAGCTACTGAATCCGGACAATTAATAATATTTGATGCGATAAGTCGCTCGGTTATAAAGGTTTATACTCCTGATAATTCCCGAGCAAATGACGCAAAATGGTCTCCAAAGGGCGATTTAATTGTTGCAGGATATTCCTCCGGCAATATTGCAATTTGCTATTTAGCGGATGATTCCGTGGCAGTGCTCAAAAATTCCGATGCAAAAGTCAATTCCGTGTCGATTAATGCTTCGGGGATGACTCTTTCCGTTGCATCTGATTTGGAAACAATATCGATTTGGAATTTGTCAACGCAAAGCATAGTTTTAAATATGCAAAATACAAGCAAAAATGTGATGATTACTTCGTGGGACCCAAAACTCAAATACGTGGCTACGACAAGTTTGGACAGCACTATTTCACTTTGGGAACCTGCTACCGGAATGGTAAAGCACAGATTCAATTATCATAGCAATATTGTGAGTACATTTGAATGGAGCTATGACGGGAATAAAATTGCAAGTGGGACTATTGATGGCGAAGTATTGATTTGGTCGCCGGACGATTTACCGTTTGAAAATCAATTTACACAAATTGATATTTCGGACAACACATTTTCGATTATTTTGCCAAATGTCGAAACAGCGATTTTAGATTTTGGAGCATTGTACTACAAAGACAGAGTTGATGGTAATTTTATTAAAAATATTGTTTTTGAAAATGCACTCATTAATCGAAATTCCGCGACGATAAAAATTGATTCGATTGCCGTTAAGTATAATGTAAACCCGATAGATAATTTCAAAGCAATTTACAGATTTTCTAATTATTTCCCGATTGAATTAGCAAAAGATGAAAATTTGGAATTATTTGCACAATTAAAAACCAATTCTAAAGATGTGAATCGAAAGGCTGATACCTTGCTTTATTACACAAGTGCAGGGGTTTTCAAATCAGTCTTGCGGTATGGAATCGGCAAGCAAATATTACTCAGCACTTCCGATATTATTGATTTTGGTAAAGTGCCATTGGGCGATTCGACCTCTTTATCAATAAGAATACGGAATCTGTCCGACGAATTTGATTACACTATAAATTCAATTGCAGATTTTATCCCCGAAACTAATGATTTTGATTTCTCGGAACTGATTGGTACTACGATACTTAAGAATAATTTTAGAGATATTAATTTGAAATTCCTTCCTAAGGTAAGTGGGAAAACGTCAAAACTCTTAGTTACCGAAGTGAGTGAAAACAATAATGTAATTGAAAATTTGACATACGACTTTGAATTACATGGGGAAGGAATTGCCCCTGCATTAGCTTTCTCGGGAGGATATATGGATGAAATCAAAGTGCTTTGCGACGACAGTATCGGGCGGAAAGAAATCTTTATTTACAATATTGGCAATCACGAATTACAAATAAAAAATATTACAATTGAAAATAATCCGAATAATAAATTTCAATTAGAACTTTCGGCGACTAATTTTTTGGTTCCGATTGGTGACTCGACCAGCTTTATAGTGATTTATGAAAGCATGGAAATAAAATTTGACCAGGCGCAAATCCTTGTAGAAACAAACATTACAAATGAATGGAAAACAATTCACACGAAAAATATTCTTGGAAGACGCGAATTATCCGAATTTGAATTTTCGCAAAATAAGCTAAGATTTTTAGTTGATGATGTAAATATCAGCCAAACTCGCACATTCCAATTACGCAATACGGGCACAATTCCAATATTTTGGACTTTACCCGAATCAAATGGTTTGTTTGTTGTGGAAAGTATTTTCCCGATGAATACGCTACCCAATGATAGTTCGGAAGTGACAGTTACATTTTTAGGCAGCCAAACATTAGGATATTTTGATACCAAATTTGATTTCCGCGATACTTGCCATAATATCCAATCTCTCATCGTTGATGCTTATGTTGGACCAAATTCGGCACAAATCCAAATACTTGATTTCTTGAATTTGCCTGATTTAATTTGCGATGCTCAAAGCCCTGAATATGCAATTGAAATCACAAATACAGGTGGCACGCCGCTATTTATTGATAATATTTATTTTTCAAATGGCGATATTGCTGATTTTACAATTGTTAGTTTGCCCGCAAGCGACAGGATTGATGCAGGAAACGAAGGAATTGTAAGAATAATATTTGCACCGCAAACGCCCGGCATTAAAAAAACTTATTTGGCAATTGAATCAAATGCTACAAATTCGGTAGAAGGTATAAATCTGATTGAAATCAATGCTTTTGCCGGACATATTGAAATTGAATTGACACCTTCACCATTATTTTTCGAATCATTGATTCAAAACAAAGAATATCACGAAACTACGACTATAAATAATAAAAGTAATATCCCTATTTTTTGGGAATACCCGATTGAAAGCACACACTTTTCAATTGATTCGATAATTCCCCAAATGTCAGCACCCGGTGGCTCCTCTACCCTATTTGTCACTTTCAAAGGTGGAACGACGGGGAATAATTATACCCAAAAATTCAACTTCGATTTACCGTGCGATTATGAATTATCACTCGAACTATTCGCCGATGTTCGTAGATTGGCTTCTACGGGAATCAAAGCCGGAAATATTTCGGCAAAACCCGGCGATACAGTGATGTTGCCACTATATTTATATTCACCGAGCGATGTTGGATTGCCACAAACTCAAGGCTATAAAACACAATTGAGATTCAATTCCAAAATTATGTATCCTCTGACTGAAGACAAAGGAACTTTGGACGGCAATTATAGAATTTTAGAAATAGTTTTGCCAGCAAATCCAATTGACGGTGAGACTGCAATTGAAATTCCCTTTCTCGCCACTTTGGGTGATACTACAGATACGGAAATCAGAATTCAGAACTCGGTGGCAATCTCCTCAGAAGAAATTTCCATTGAGGAAGTTTCGGGCTATTTTAGTTTGGATTCACTTTGTTTGGAAGGCGGCGTCCGTTTGGTTGCAAATACGGGCGTATTCAATTTGTTGCAAAATTATCCCAATCCGGCTGCTGAAATTACTACATTCAAATTCTCGGCAATTGAGCGCGGCATTCACAAATTGGTGATTGTTGATATTACCGGTGCCTTTGTGGCATTAGTCTTTGAAGCGGAGTTAGAACCAGGTTTATTTGAAGTTAGTTTCAACGTCTCCAGATTTGCTATGGGTAATTATATCTACAGACTCATAGGACCAAATCTCGAACTAAATAAAAAAATGACAATTTTAAGATAA
- the menA gene encoding 1,4-dihydroxy-2-naphthoate octaprenyltransferase, translating into MASVSMAPDRTQVSLWVQAIRPFAFPATIVPIIVAIAWALFNNVGVIYWELIPVILIAGILFHTGTNLVGEYFDYKKGVDRPETFGSSRILVDGLMKPKTVLYGGYASFALGFALGLILVAYHGYPMLILGIIGLIGGMFYTGTPFGYKYVALGDLFVYLMFGPLMVIGANFALTGIIDYNLFLISIPVGCLVASILIANNLRDIRHDKVAGITTTAVLLGAKATKIEYIAIVALAYVSVVVMAATGFIPLWTLLVLISLKPAIDNIKMIATADQSNPQAIMMGDVKSAQLHLLFGVLYTIGLVLGYYF; encoded by the coding sequence ATGGCATCAGTATCAATGGCTCCTGATAGAACACAAGTCAGCTTATGGGTGCAAGCGATTCGCCCATTTGCATTTCCCGCTACAATCGTCCCGATAATAGTAGCGATAGCTTGGGCTTTGTTCAATAATGTCGGTGTAATATATTGGGAACTTATTCCGGTTATTTTGATTGCCGGCATTCTTTTTCACACAGGTACAAATTTAGTCGGAGAATATTTCGACTACAAAAAAGGTGTTGACCGTCCCGAAACATTTGGTTCGAGCCGTATTTTAGTTGACGGTTTGATGAAACCAAAAACAGTGCTTTATGGCGGATACGCTTCATTTGCCTTAGGATTTGCCCTTGGATTAATTTTAGTTGCATATCATGGCTACCCAATGTTAATTCTCGGGATTATCGGTCTAATCGGCGGAATGTTTTATACAGGAACTCCATTCGGCTACAAATACGTGGCACTCGGTGACTTATTCGTTTATTTGATGTTCGGACCACTTATGGTTATCGGTGCAAACTTCGCATTGACCGGCATCATTGACTACAACCTATTTTTGATAAGCATACCCGTTGGATGCCTTGTAGCATCAATTTTGATAGCAAATAATTTACGAGACATCAGACATGACAAAGTTGCCGGAATCACAACTACAGCAGTTTTGCTCGGTGCAAAAGCTACAAAAATCGAATATATTGCCATCGTTGCATTAGCCTATGTTTCGGTTGTCGTAATGGCTGCGACCGGTTTCATTCCATTATGGACATTGCTCGTATTAATCAGTCTCAAACCGGCAATAGATAATATCAAAATGATAGCAACAGCCGACCAATCAAACCCACAAGCAATTATGATGGGTGACGTGAAAAGTGCCCAATTGCACCTCCTTTTCGGTGTACTATACACAATAGGGCTCGTTCTGGGGTATTATTTTTGA
- a CDS encoding glycosyl hydrolase, protein MKVFILLFIVFIALPSNYLMSQKKEKTDEDKMSSGTFSGLQLRLIGPALTSGRISDIAVNPNNKSEFYVAVASGNVFKTTNNGITFTPIFENYGSYSMGCIAIDPSNTNIVWLGTGENNSQRSVGWGDGIYKSTDGGKSWENMGLKKSEHIGKIIIDPDNSDIVYVAAQGPLWGPGGDRGLYKTIDGGKTWTASLTISENTGVSDIVVDPMDKNTLYCSAYQRRRHVWTLINGGPESAIYKSTDAGANWVKINKGLPSVDLGRIGLAISPMNRDVIYAIVEAAQEQGGFYKSTDRGATWSKQSSYVSTSPQYYQEIVCDPVQFDLIYSLDTYTQVTEDGGKTWKRLSLKERHVDDHALFIDPTNNKYMIIGGDGGLYETYDKGETWRFFENLPVTQYYRVQADNSEPFYYVYGGTQDNNSLAGPSRTTHQYGILNQDWFFVVGGDGYEPQIDPTDPNLVYGQWQYGNLIRFDRKSGEITGIQPQPEKDEELRFNWDTPLIISPHLHTRLYFAANKVYRSDDRGNSWTKISEDITRQIPRDELSVMGKVWMPEAVAKNQSTSLFGNTISLVESPIREGMLIVGTDDGLIQLTEDGGANWTKFDKFPGVPETTYVSDLLASAHNENVVYATFNNHKNADFKPYILKSNDKGKSWASISSNLPEHGPVWTIEEDHVNPDLLFAGTEFGLFFTIDGGKNWVSLKGKFPTIAVRDLDIQERESDLVVGTFGRGIYILDDYTPLRQINKDFLEKEAAIFPVKDALMYIPESAKSRRNEGETFYRAENPPYGAIFTYYMKEAPKTKKQIRLDSAKKLTEEKKALPYPTWAELRAEDEEEAPYLIFTIMNSNKEVVRQLKETPKAGLNRISWDLRYPSPYPVSATTNPNTHSGMPVLPGKYYVSMSKVIDGKIIPITEAVEFICKPLNHVTLPAENREQLVEFQNRVVRLQAAVEASNRTMKDMNERIKLMKISYKNTPGASSDLLGRLNSLESKMSDINLKLNGNSTISKRAGNQKLDIASRIGYIVFTTWYTSSTPTVTNEQSYSIAAEGLTGVINELKLIKEGELQSLENELDRLNAPWTPGRFPIFRNN, encoded by the coding sequence ATGAAAGTTTTTATCCTTCTATTTATCGTTTTCATAGCCCTACCAAGCAATTATTTGATGTCCCAAAAAAAAGAAAAGACTGATGAAGATAAAATGTCTTCGGGTACTTTTTCAGGATTACAACTCAGGCTAATCGGTCCGGCACTTACTTCGGGCAGAATTTCGGATATTGCAGTCAATCCAAACAACAAAAGCGAATTTTATGTAGCTGTTGCTTCGGGCAATGTGTTTAAGACCACAAACAATGGCATCACATTCACACCAATTTTTGAAAATTATGGCTCATACTCAATGGGATGCATTGCGATTGACCCGAGCAATACGAACATCGTATGGTTAGGCACAGGCGAAAATAACAGCCAACGAAGCGTCGGATGGGGTGACGGAATTTACAAGTCCACTGACGGCGGTAAATCTTGGGAAAACATGGGGCTAAAAAAATCGGAGCATATAGGGAAAATTATTATTGACCCCGACAACTCCGACATTGTTTACGTAGCTGCACAAGGACCTTTGTGGGGACCGGGTGGTGACAGAGGATTGTACAAAACGATTGACGGCGGCAAAACATGGACTGCCTCTTTGACTATAAGCGAAAACACTGGCGTTTCGGATATTGTTGTTGACCCGATGGATAAAAACACGCTGTATTGCTCGGCATACCAAAGAAGGCGCCACGTTTGGACATTAATCAACGGCGGTCCCGAAAGTGCAATTTATAAAAGTACCGATGCCGGAGCAAATTGGGTAAAAATCAATAAGGGTTTGCCTTCCGTTGATTTAGGGCGTATCGGTCTTGCAATTTCTCCAATGAATCGCGATGTTATATATGCAATTGTCGAAGCAGCCCAAGAGCAAGGTGGCTTCTATAAATCAACCGACAGAGGAGCTACGTGGTCTAAACAAAGCAGCTACGTTTCCACGAGCCCGCAATATTATCAGGAAATCGTTTGCGACCCTGTTCAATTTGATTTAATTTACTCACTTGATACATATACACAAGTAACCGAAGATGGCGGAAAAACTTGGAAAAGGCTGAGTTTGAAAGAAAGACATGTCGATGACCACGCACTTTTTATCGACCCGACAAATAATAAATATATGATAATTGGCGGTGACGGCGGTTTATACGAAACATATGACAAGGGAGAAACTTGGCGATTTTTCGAAAATTTGCCCGTAACTCAGTATTATCGCGTTCAAGCGGATAATTCCGAACCTTTTTATTATGTTTACGGTGGCACACAAGATAATAATTCGCTTGCCGGACCATCGAGAACAACACATCAATATGGAATTTTGAACCAAGATTGGTTCTTCGTGGTTGGCGGAGACGGTTATGAACCGCAAATTGACCCAACAGACCCAAATTTGGTTTATGGACAATGGCAATATGGTAATTTGATACGATTCGACCGCAAAAGCGGCGAAATCACCGGAATTCAACCACAACCCGAAAAAGATGAGGAATTGAGATTTAACTGGGATACTCCGCTAATAATAAGCCCACATTTGCATACTCGGCTTTACTTTGCGGCGAATAAGGTTTACCGTAGTGATGACAGAGGCAATTCGTGGACTAAAATTAGCGAAGATATTACTCGACAAATTCCACGCGACGAGTTATCAGTAATGGGCAAAGTTTGGATGCCCGAAGCTGTTGCAAAGAATCAATCAACTTCATTGTTCGGCAATACAATATCGCTTGTCGAATCGCCTATCCGTGAAGGTATGTTAATAGTTGGGACGGACGACGGACTGATTCAATTGACTGAGGACGGCGGTGCTAATTGGACTAAATTCGATAAATTCCCGGGTGTGCCGGAAACAACCTATGTAAGCGATTTGTTGGCATCTGCACATAATGAAAATGTGGTTTATGCAACATTTAATAATCATAAAAATGCTGATTTCAAGCCATACATTTTAAAATCAAACGATAAAGGAAAATCGTGGGCCTCAATCTCGAGTAATTTGCCCGAGCACGGTCCCGTTTGGACAATCGAAGAAGACCATGTTAATCCCGATTTGTTGTTTGCAGGTACAGAGTTTGGTTTGTTCTTCACAATTGACGGCGGTAAGAATTGGGTCAGCTTGAAGGGCAAATTCCCAACAATTGCTGTTCGCGATTTAGATATTCAAGAGCGTGAATCAGACTTAGTCGTGGGCACATTCGGGCGTGGGATTTATATACTTGATGATTACACACCGCTCCGCCAAATTAACAAAGATTTCCTTGAAAAAGAAGCAGCAATTTTTCCTGTAAAAGATGCTTTGATGTATATTCCCGAATCCGCAAAAAGCAGACGCAACGAAGGCGAAACATTTTACAGAGCCGAAAATCCACCCTATGGAGCTATTTTCACTTACTATATGAAGGAAGCGCCAAAAACAAAGAAGCAAATTCGATTGGATAGTGCCAAAAAATTAACAGAAGAAAAGAAAGCTCTTCCCTATCCAACATGGGCTGAGCTTAGAGCAGAAGATGAAGAAGAAGCACCATATTTGATATTTACTATAATGAATTCAAACAAGGAAGTTGTCCGCCAATTAAAAGAGACCCCAAAAGCCGGATTGAATCGCATTAGTTGGGATTTACGCTATCCAAGCCCCTATCCGGTAAGCGCAACGACAAATCCGAACACTCACTCAGGAATGCCCGTATTGCCCGGCAAATACTATGTTTCGATGTCGAAAGTTATTGACGGAAAAATTATACCTATTACCGAAGCAGTCGAATTCATTTGCAAACCACTCAATCACGTCACTTTACCCGCTGAAAATAGAGAACAATTGGTGGAATTCCAAAATCGAGTAGTTAGATTGCAAGCAGCAGTCGAAGCCAGCAACCGTACAATGAAAGACATGAATGAGCGAATTAAATTAATGAAAATTTCGTATAAAAACACTCCGGGAGCAAGTTCAGATTTACTTGGACGATTGAACTCGCTCGAAAGCAAAATGTCGGATATAAATTTAAAATTGAATGGCAACAGCACAATCAGCAAGAGAGCCGGAAATCAAAAACTCGATATAGCAAGTCGAATTGGATATATCGTATTTACAACGTGGTACACAAGCTCCACCCCTACTGTAACAAACGAGCAAAGTTATAGTATCGCAGCAGAAGGTTTGACCGGTGTAATCAATGAGCTTAAACTAATCAAAGAAGGTGAGTTGCAATCATTAGAAAATGAATTAGACCGATTGAATGCGCCGTGGACTCCGGGTAGATTCCCTATTTTTAGGAATAACTAA